GCCGCTCACTCGGCCTTCCCCTAAAAAGGCACAGACGATGCCAAGCCCACACAACGGTAACGTTAAGCGATCGGGCAGTAGCATGGTACACTGATCGATGCCGGCTAATACCACCAAGAGGCAAGCCGCAACCAGAACATATCCGCCTTGCAACGTCAGACCATAGCGATGGATCAGCAAAGCAAACAGCGCGGCAGTCAACAATTCAACCAAAGGATAGCGCCATGAAATGGGATGATGGCAATCGGTGCAACGCCCAGCCAATAACAGCCAGCCTAACAGAGGCAAATTGTGGTGCCAACGGATTTTGGCACCACAAAGCGGGCACCCCGAAGCTGGATAGCTTAACGACATTTTTTCGCCCGCCATGATTAACGGCAAACGATAAATCACCACGTTAAGAAAACTGCCGATAATGGCACCCAGTGCCATAAATAGCATAATATGCATATGAATAAATTCGCCATACTGGAATATCGTTACCGATAGTATTAAGATATAGATACCTTGATGGGAGTCATAAATTCTGCCGCCAATGCGTCAATTTTACACATGACCACTGCTTGGGTAAATATATCACCACGCTTATCACCACGATACATGCACCACAACAGAAAAATCAGAAAACTCTGTATTACTAAACCAGAATTCCCATTCAGATAAAGAGGGATGTCATTTAAACTCTATTTAACTATTTGGATAATGCTCAAAGAAAAATCAGCCTCCACAATCATTAAAAACGTGAATATTTTATGAAAGAAAAATTATTAATGCACTACCGACGGCAACAAGGTTTTACTCTACTTGAGTTACTGGTGGTGCTGATGATTATCGCCCTGCTGGCTGGTTTTGTCGGCCCACGTCTTTTTTCACAGGTTGATCAAGCCAAGGATAAAACAGCTTTGAATCAAATGAAAAGCTTGTCCGACGCGCTAAGTCAATATCGGCTTGATGTTGGCCAGTATCCCAGTGAAACTCAGGGGCTAAAGGCGCTGATCGACCGTCCAAGCGGCGTTACCGGTTGGCGCGGGCCCTACTTGAGCAAAAGCGTTCCTAACGATCCTTGGGGCAACCCTTATCAATGGCACAATCCGACGCGCAACAAAAATGCGGTTTATGAAGTTGAACTGCTGGCCACTGGCAATGATGGTAAAACTATAAACTACGGATTCTAACGATGCGTACCGCTTTGTTTACCCTGTTGCTGCTCGCATTGCCAACCAGCGCCACCTGTTGGAGCCAAGCCGGTAAGCGCTATGGTATCGAGCCAATCCTGCTACAGGCCATCGCTATCACCGAGTCCAGCATGAACCCTTCAGCGGTAAACAAAAACAACGACGGCAGCTACGATATCGGTTTGATGCAAATTAACAGCCGCCATTTGCCAGCGCTGAATAAATACCGGATCACACAGCGCCGGTTACTGGAGGATCCCTGCCTGAGCGTCATGACTGGCGCATGGATCTTGGCCAGTTTTATACGCCGGCATGGCTACAACTGGGAAGCCGTCGGTGCCTATAACGCCGGTAGTACCCCGCAACGTGGCT
The sequence above is drawn from the Serratia symbiotica genome and encodes:
- the gspG gene encoding type II secretion system major pseudopilin GspG, translating into MKEKLLMHYRRQQGFTLLELLVVLMIIALLAGFVGPRLFSQVDQAKDKTALNQMKSLSDALSQYRLDVGQYPSETQGLKALIDRPSGVTGWRGPYLSKSVPNDPWGNPYQWHNPTRNKNAVYEVELLATGNDGKTINYGF
- a CDS encoding lytic transglycosylase domain-containing protein — translated: MRTALFTLLLLALPTSATCWSQAGKRYGIEPILLQAIAITESSMNPSAVNKNNDGSYDIGLMQINSRHLPALNKYRITQRRLLEDPCLSVMTGAWILASFIRRHGYNWEAVGAYNAGSTPQRGYLRQRYVYRVLPNYLLLQQKQAPNRAIQ
- a CDS encoding prepilin peptidase translates to MHIMLFMALGAIIGSFLNVVIYRLPLIMAGEKMSLSYPASGCPLCGAKIRWHHNLPLLGWLLLAGRCTDCHHPISWRYPLVELLTAALFALLIHRYGLTLQGGYVLVAACLLVVLAGIDQCTMLLPDRLTLPLCGLGIVCAFLGEGRVSGIESLAASALGFLVPWLLDRLFYLWRRHPGMGMGDMKLFAALGAWFGMTGLWRILAFSPLLALLSALLVLRTKLGEPFPFGPYPIALALAMLVWG